ACATGTTGGACGGTCCCTATGAATCACCTCAGGAGATCCTGACACTttttccctgcatctctgggagaGTGCAAGTCGGCTGTTCATGATGGAAAGCTGATGTTGAGGGTCAGCTAGTCCGGACTAAGGAGTGCCTAGATATCAGGAAGGCACAGCATGTCCAGCATGGACGTTTCCTGGGAAGACCGAGGGACAGAGCCACTTGCAGTATGGACATGCTTTCTGCTCCCTGACCGCCCCGCTGTCACCACCATCTCCCCAACATGATGGATCGAAACCTCTAAAATCTTGAGCCTGAATAAACCTCTCTCCCCCCAAGGTGTTCACTTTAGGTTTTTAATCACAACAGTTTCAAAAAAATAACGCGCTACCCCCAGGTAAAAATTAATAGTGGATATTCTGTGTCCACATTGTACTTTTGTTCCAAACCCTGATATTTCATTTTAGACTCTGAGATTCCCAAGATTTGGATCAAGCAGGGCATGCTCCTTGCCACATCTAGAGTAAGCAGAACCAGCTTAGAATGGGAGCCTGGGGCTAGGAGACCTGCCCTCGTAGCCATGGTGCCCGGTACTGGGTTTAGCACATCACTGACGCTCAACAAATTAATATGAAATGAGCAAGAGGAAACTGCAGAAGCCGGCTATAAGCTGAGTAGCTAAATGAGGCCTCGACAAGATTCTGTGTCTGTGGAAGCTGAAGAAACTCGGCTGCCCATCGAAATTCTTCCTTGAAACAAGAAGTAACCATCAGGATACACAGCACCCAAGTCATGTTTTGCACCTTTCAGACTCAAATTTACTGACAGATGTAAAATAGTCCGTGTATGTGGCCAACACCATGGAGTCCCCTGCGATAGCTCCGCTGTTTAAAATTTACGGTTTCTTCTCTGTAACATCTGCTATCCTTCCCCCATTCTAGGCTGTTGTCATCATCCTGAAACATTTATCTTCCAGTGACGAGTATCTCAGAGAATGGCTTCCTGTGCCTTCCAAGCTGACTGTTTTCTGGTCTCTGCCCTTCATGAGTAACCGATGTGGTTTAGACAGCTcatccacactgatttccaagAGGAAATGTGTCCAGGCCAAAGTGAGTGCCCCCTTTACTACAGTCGGGGAAAGCAAGCCCTAATTCCCCCCAGCTCAAAGCACCCTATTTTTCTCACGATGCGAGGAGAGCaaacttttccttttttgagtgAAGAGCCTGTTTTCTCTCTGGCTACATCCTTGCATACAAATCCCCtgcaaattatttttcaaattccaAGGTTCATTAATTTAATTGAATCTGTTCCTAGTTTTTAATTAAATCTGCACTTCTCCCAGTAACCTTTGGAGAAAGATAGAAGCTGCATTATCATATTGGAAAGAACAGGATCGCAGAGCAAGACCCGCACAAAAGcgaacaagaacaaaaagcacCAGGCAGGTTTTCgtacaaatttatttttgtaccAAAAAAATTAACATTCAGAGACAATGCTTTTATTGTAcagtataataaaataactttcactaaattaaaaagtgtattttttttttttggctgataACCTACAGTACTTTtcctattgaaaaaaaaaaaaagaaacaaaatttacaaTTTGTAGCTCTTGTAGAAAAAGACACCTGTTCAATAATTACATAAATACTCCTGACAGATTTCAGTAGCCTATTATGTATCCTTTTTGGCTATGTCAGCTTCTAAAGTCAATTAGCTTCTAAATTTGAAAGGCACCTGGTGACCAACATCCTACTTATTATTCAaggtattcattttatttatttatttttttgcttgcATAGGCTTGACAAGTCTGAAAACTCTATTaagttaaaaagaacaaagaaacaaactacaCCAGAAACAGTATTCTGCCCCCTTAGCTACAAGTGCTCTCGGGGGAATTCCAAAGTGCACCAGTTAAATACATCtgtacatttaaaacattaaatatgtcAACAGtgagacatttttaaatattttgaatcaaATACTATAGCACAAATATAATTTACAATACTTTGCACAGAAAACATTACACCTGAAATATAACTTtacacattatataaaaatacatatattttctctCCTCATTAGAAAAAAGAACTTATTTGCAGGTTCCAGAGCAATGTAACAATTCAAAAGAACTCAACCCTTCAAACTATCATTCCTCTGCAATGAAACGGCACCCTCTTAACTTCGAGGCTCTCAGTGGCACATGTCCAGGGGGTAGACCCAGAGACTGTGACCCCCTTCTATAGCTcacgtgtgattttttttttgtcataagcATCAGTATACCTCTCCCAATCTGGTTTAATTCTAGGAATTCATTACAAGATTGTAAAACCGTTGTGTAATCACCATGAGTCTAACTAACATCTCCTGTGGACTTGACATATACACAACCTGTAAAGGCTCAAGAGAGAGGACCGTGAGTTTCATACAACGTGGGCCATGTCCCTTAGCAGtcttacacgtgtgtgtgtacatcatcCGTGTTCTAAGAAGTTGTTTCCAAACGTCTAGGACATCCACGCTAACGCCCCACAAGACGAGTCTCAGTCTAGGTCTAGAACTTTGAAAGCCCCAAAGTACGTCGCATCTTGATCGGGATCCAGCAGGGAAGGGTTGGACACCTGAACGCTAATCTCTTCACCAGCTCGGAGCTTGAACAAGCCCCCAACGTTTATGGAGTAGAAGTGGAACTCAGAGCTGCCTGACCAGTTTTCCGTGCTCCCCCCTTTCATCAGGTTGTGAGAGCCGGGGATTTTGATACTGGTTTTAACGACGTACACCATCAGCTGAAGATAGTCCGTAGGCACGCTTCCCGATGTCTCGTGATGCCGAAAGCAAATGTGGGCGTACAGGTAGTAGAAGCCATCTTGGTTAACCCTTAGTTTCCCATTGCTTAATGTCATGTTCGAGATCTTGGCCCAGCCTCGATCGTGGTACCAAGAGGACAGAGTGACTTTATGGGAacctagagagaaaaaaaaaaaggaacaggatTTAGAATCCACTTTTTTGGATGAGAAAAGTACCTCATTATTTCCACAGGCTGGTGGGGTGGCGTCATTACACTAATATAGCAGCAGCTTACCTTGATAACTCATTTTCTATATGGACCTGGGTGTGTGCAGATGTACTTAGTGCATTCTGTCAGGCACTGTAAAGGCACAATACCAAAAATCCTCTATCCTGTCCTTTATGAAGCTATAGGATGCAAGTGATGGAGCAACATGATTCAGAGAAGCAGCAAAGCTTGGGGGAAATACAGAGAATTGCTATGAgaatgagggggagagagagagagagagaNNNNNNNNNNNNNNNNNNNNNNNNNNgagagagagagagagagagagaagaggagagggacacagagacagagacagagacacacagagagagacacagagagagagacagagaaagagagagagacagagaaagagagagagacagagagaaagagacagagagagagcacaaattATTCCCACAGAAAAGGATCAAAACTGACTCTATGTAGGTGCTACCAAGCATAAACAGGAGAAATTGAGCCCCATGGACAGGAACAGTTCATTCCCAGTTGAAAGAGGGTAATTACCAGAGTCAGTCCAGTGAGGAAAGAAACCAACTTGTATAGGAAGagaatccttccttccatccttcataTAGCTAACCTTTATTTAGTTTGTGGCGAGGGGTGTGTAAAGGGATGTGAGAATCTGGGTCACAGAAGCTCTGTGGAGACCAACCTCCAACTGTGTCACTATCTGGTATCCCCACCTTAGCCTGGGTCACACAACTCAGTGGCTATCCCCAGAGAAGCTCCAAGCTTCCTGGCGCCTCAGCATCCTGTCATCACACTCACACATTGGAAAGTCACGCCCAAGTTCCACGTTCTCCTACAACCCCTTCTGGTCCACAAAATGAAACGATGAGGGACTTCCTTGGTACTATTTTTGGAGAGGTCAAAGTTCTACAGAACATTCTAAATCAGCTGTGTGCCCAATGGTTTTCATAGCCCAGGTCCTTGATGTGTATTACTGggtcttttgaaatgtaaataaagaaaatatctaatagaaaaaaatttaaaattggtgATTCCTCTGTAATAAGTCAAACTATTCCATATGTCACATTTATTATTCTACTGGCAAAAGTGATAACTGATAGGGTGAGAGTTTACAGAACTCTGGAAAGGTCCAAAACCACATCTTTTCTCCAGGGATTTTATGAAGAGTTTTGCCAAGCTAACACTACCACCTCTCTGATGTCAGCAAGTCAAAACACAGCCAGGTCTCAGACTAGGGGAGCAGAGGATAATTTGTTTCAGCagcgtaaaaaaaaaaaaaaaaatgttgggcgCCATGTTGTCTTCAACTTGTTAGGCTTAAGATAGTAAATGACAGAAGTCAGTCAGGGAGACCAAGAGTAGACAAGGACTACAAGTTCTTGCTCATGTATGGAAACTAGGAGACATTCACACACCTCAACCATACAAACAGAAAGGACAGTATCAGTCACTGAGTGTGATGGAAAGTAAATAAGCTCAAAATACATGACATAGTTGAACAAACATGTCATTATGAAACCTATTGCTTTATACaacaatatacataaataattttataagaaaaaagaaataagcccAGAGACTGACATTGAAGCCACCACCCCATGAACTAGATTCCAACTCATGAAAGTTGGCAACTCTCTGGTTTGGTAGATTCCTTgtattaacaacaacaacgacagcaacagcagcaaaaataatACCATCTATGCTATGGTTTATGGGAAGGAATACTACCTTCCCACCGTGGCCTGGTCCTGGGAAGACTTGAACACCTATATCTTTCTCTAGAGAGTCAGAGGATGAACCAGAGAGTGGCCTATGGCCTCTTGGATCTGGTGATCTGAGGACCTCCAAATCAAGCTACAGCAGACTGAACCGGTAACAGAAaaaagtgggagggaggagatgagGCAGTACTCAATCTACAGTGGGACAACCCATCATTACATGACCAAGGGAACAATAGATCCAGCTTCCAAAGAGGACAGGCCTATTCTCAGACTTCACAGCAGGGCTGCTCCCGTCACCAGCCTCCAGGCTCTGGACAGCAATTGTCCTCCTTTGCCATGGTAGCTCTTACCTCAGCTCTCCCTGGAGTCAAATGTTCCAAATACAAACATCACCCTAGGGTCCCAAGTGAGTCAAGATGATAATAGAAAACCTTGCTCACTGCCTAAGCGCTGACATTGTAACTCCTCCAACCCGGTAAATAGCCACCTAACCCATGGGCAAGCCTCATGAAATTCAAGATATTGCCATCTCACATTATCCCACATTGCCCCAGCTTCTCTCTGTACTGTATTCCATTCGATTGCTATTTATGTGTCTCTTAATAGAGACAAGTTAAATCATAATGTGAAGTCCCTTCTTTCTATGGGATTGACTAACTCACATTGAAGTGAGCTGGCCAAGGAAGGCATAAAAGCAATACACGGTCGTGGTGAGGGAAGACAGGAGCCCTGATCAAGTGCCACTCCGAGTCCAGTGGATGCTGCTATGCTATAACGTACCTCTCCGCTTTTCTCCATACCCGTTCTCAAGCCTTAATTCATCCTGGAGATACGACAGGGGACACCTGATGTGGCGCTTACTCTGGACACCCACTCTGCCCATAGTGCAGAACTCACTCCGTCCATAATGAAGACTTTCCCCAAGTAGCGGCCCCTCAGGACGCTTACCGCGGATGACAGTAAGGAAAGCGAGCATAGAAAGACGGCCCGTCCGCTGCTGCGTGCTGTCAAGAACAGGGTCGACATCAGCGCCAAGGAGCTGcccaacagaaactgaagagacAGACTCCTGATGCTCAGCAGAGATGAGCTTGGTGAGAAGACAGATGAGCTAGACAACCAGGAAGATTTGGGTTCAAAATGTCGGAGAGAGGGTGCATGTTGGTGAGAGAAACTCCGCTGGGCGTTGGAGAGTTCacgaagaaagaagaaaggctggaAAGTTAGTGTGAATAAAAACACTCACCAAAGATGACTGTCGGCAGAAAGACAAGAACGTGGAAGGGCGGAGGGCTGCCCTGCCTGCCAGGACTTCTACTGCTAATGAGGCACGCTGAGGACCTCTTTGTCCAGTCTGGCTGACCTCCCCAGCTCTCTGCTGGGCTCCCAGCTGCTAGAGGTTGGAAAGGGACCTCAGCAAACATTTAGCCTGCAACAGCTTCcgaagaaaaaattatatattctgaCCGTACTCCCAAGAACTTCCTAGTGCGTTTTACTCTAAAAACTTTGGAACCTCGTAAGGTAACAGTCCACGTATGGCAGGTTCTGTCTCCTCCTgtgtgaataaatacataaggGTGCTCCAAAATAAAAGTAGCAAGTCAAAACCAGCTTCCTCGGAATCCTTCGGTACTGGCCAGCGTTGAGAGAACAAGGCGTTAGAGGGGCTGTTGGCCCAACCAGAACAACTAACTCTATTCTCTTAAACAGAGGCATAGAGTGGCTCGTTTCCCTGCATCCTAAACCAAATAGCTGTCGGAACGGAACCAGGAGCTTTGCCTGGATTTGGGCACTGATTAGATTCTAGGTGCCTGCAGAGGGAGCTTTATAACTAAAGCATGCTTGCAGTTGCCAAGCCGACTTTGGCACACGCTCTCAGGCAATATTTATCCTATGCCATTTAAAGGGAACTGAAAAGATAAATGCAGGGTACAGTCACGGCACACGCAGCCCGCACACTGGCATTAATTTGATTGCCTTTGTGAACATGCAAACTAGTTTCCCCGCTCAGAGAAAATTAGTGAAGTTTCACCACCAGGCACGCCCAGACAGAAAACCTGTTTATGGAAGTAATTATCTATAGGATCAGAACAGGCAGCCTAGAGAATCTCCTGACAGCTCAAGAGGCGATTTCTCACTGTCTGTATCTTccattagaaatatatatatatatatatatatatatatatatatatatatatatatatatataNNNNNatatatatatatatatatatcgctaAGGCCTATGCTATAATAATGGCTCAAAACtattaaaagagatttttattatttaaaagacacAAGAAGTTTAAactcaaaaaaggagaaaattctgCCTTAAGCCATTTATGAAACAAAGTGGAATTTACATAATGACTTAATTAAGTtcaaatagtaattttaaatcaCATCTACTGAATGTAATATGGTCCCTCCCCACCCCGAAACATAGTAATGTATAGCCGCCCTACAAGATGGACAGAGCTTTCCTGGTTATTACGACTAAGGTGCAGATTGCAGTACTTCATACAAGGTCACAGGCAGGTCACAGGCCCAAGGAGACATTAGAGCCCTGCCACTGGATTCCAAACTAATCTACTTCGAGCAAAAATAATGTGACCCTTGGAGAGCTCCCTTCTGACAAAGCCATCCCAGCACACGTGCCCTCTAGCCTGAGTCTAGGAGAATGCACAGCACCGCCGATCTGGGAATTAAGTAGAGAGGAATGCCAGCTTCTCCTCCTGTAACCACAGGGACCTCAAATGGAAGGGCAAACTGTGTGAAGCACTGTGTCTGAACAATCTGAATGATAACTGCTGCCTTCCAGTAAGGGTGAGAGGTAGTGAACACACAGTGACATACCTCAGCCGCTGGAGGTGCGTGGCGTGCAGGCCACAGCTGACACTGATGCTCAGTGATCACTCTCCCGTGATGCCCTCTGTAATCCTGTCATCTTTGCCTAGCTCGGGGTGAGCAACCAGCGGGGCTCTGTGATGACTACCTAGCTCACTGAGGGAGCTACAGGCACACAGCTCTGGGTCCTCATCTTGGTCTAATAAAGTAAATACTTATTATTCTGAGAAGACAAGCAtaaggaaaagagacagaatgTCTCAGCTTCCGGAGGACTGTTGTCACCTGCTAGCCCCCACATGGTCTTCCTAAACGGGGATGTCTCTGGCTCCCCTGACTGCAGTCATCCACCAAGGAAGTAGGCAGCGGGGATCCGTTTGATATCAAACTAGTCTACTTCAGAGGGAAACCAGATGGGCCCTGTGAGCAATTATACGTGTTCCCACCAACCGGCAGGGGCTTAAATACCCACATCCGTCCCTGAGAGTGAATACAGTGACGATGTGACATAGTTGGCAAGGTAGGGTTCAACTGAAGGGTTTGCCTCCTCTTCGTGGTTTAGAAGGTTTGAGTACATCTATGGGTCGAGGAATGAAAGATTGAAACAATGTTCTCAGGCTGGGTATAAATATAACTTACCAGTTGGGATGCTGGCAGCATTGATGGTGAGGTGTGCAAACGGCTGAGCCTCAGGCTTGCCCCGCTGGGCCATGTCAAACCATGAGCCTTCCATCATAGCTGGGGATGACAGAAGCACATGAGCTTAAAAGACCACCGCCCGTACGGGACTTCACACACTCGTTCAAACTCATAATTACCTGGAGCTCCTGAGAAGCGCTGTGGCCCCACAATGTGTTGCAGTTCCtgaaataaaggagagctgtAGTCATAAACTCATTCTTTCTGTAAAGCAGCGGAGAAATGTGTATATGCAGGATTTCCAGATGCGAAATCATTTAGGATGCTTTAAAATGAAGTCAGAAGCTCAGCGGCAGCAGAGTCCCTGGATCTCACATTCCTAGCATCTGAGCTCCCAAAATGCTTAAAAAGtccgagacacacacacacacacacacacacacacacacacatcaccaccaccaccaccaccaccaccaaacaaatcCTTTGAggcaataaaaggaaacaaagttaaattataaaacaagacAACTGAGCATAATTAATATGTAACAGGAGGTACACAAATGGAAATgaagtatatataaaatgtattgttCTCTTCAGTCTCCAGTGGGCCTCTTTCTATGGAATTCAGTAGTGAGTTCCTATTATAATGCAGAGGCTCAGTCCACAAGTAAGAGAATGATTCTTGGCTCCCagtagttagttttttttttaaagtcagtgtGTTTAAAGTACTATATGAAGGTCCTAAAGCTTTTAGAATGCCAATCATTAAAATACTGCAGGAAACAAGTCTAGAGGCATAGGCCAGACAAAGACTGAGTATAAATAGATAGGAATAGGTGACTGCATATTTAACGTGTGCTCCCAGAATGAAGCCTCTACCAAGTGACCATATGCCCACCCGATTCAGACGTTAGCTAACATAAAATATCCCATAAGGCAGAGCCAGTTGAGGCTCTAGCCTTGACTTGGTTCAGATCATGGCTTCAAGAGCAGACCAGCCAGGATGGTTGATGAGTTATAATATAGGTGGACACCCAGCCTGAGTGCCCAGTAAACCCAGACACCTGGAGCTACCAACATGAGATGGGGTCCCAGTTTACACTTAATGGGATAAATACTCCTGCCGACTGTCACTACCCCACAAGGTCTAAAGAATAGATCATGTAACAAGAGCTTTCCCTATGTAGACAGAATGGTTTTCAGCCTTATAGTGAGACCaataaatggatagataaaaTGACATGAATTCAATTCTTGTCAATGAGAGATaagattttattcttctttattgttctctctgccttcagaCACCTCCAAAGGAGATAAGAATCTATTCTGTTTTTCATAACTCTTAGAGACACCACAGAGGTCACGTAAGGTCAGCCTCTGTCTTGGTCTACCCCTGGGTCCCTGTGCAGCCTGAAGCCCACGATAGGAGATGTTAAGGGGATGGTGGCTTCTTGCATTGGACAAAGCAACGGCTCTtggtttcctttccctctccaccCCTGCTGACCTCTGGTCCAAAGGTCTCTTCTTGGGATTCCCAATGGTGTCCCAATTTCTGGAATTTCCTGATTTTGCttggttaacacacacacacacacacacacacacacacacacacacacacacgcctcatcatagaaaaaaaaaatcaagaaaaatgtcATTGTGACCAGGGCCGTGACACTCAAAACTGAGGGTGGTGCATGCTGACCTAAAGGAGGGCAGGCAGGTGCCAGCTGCAAGATCAGGTAGTCTGAGATGCAGGAGGCCTGGGCTGGAGTCTCTGACTTGAATTTCTAACACACtagtagctgctgctgctgcagtctcTGCTGAGATCGACAAATCCCCTTTGTGAGGATTTCTACGTGGGCAAATGAGGAAATGATCTTAAAGCTTGAGACCCAGTCCAAAGCAGCAGGCTGAAGCCCCAGATTAATGGGCAAGGGCATTTTTCCCTCCTCTCCACTGGGAACACACTTTCCTTGCCCATTTAATCAGTGGCTTCTAGGTCAGAGCTGCCTCAGACCCATTTAGTTACACGAAAATTCAATAACTAGCACCTCTCAGAAGTACTTTCAATGCTCGCTGtcaggggaagaaagggttcatgTCCCAGGATGAATTAGAGCGCTCGTTAGAGACCCGGGGAGGTAAGGCTTTTGTGTTATTTCTCTAGACTACCCAAGAACTGTAATTCTTCTCAGACATTCAGAAAGGAAGTTTCAATACCAAAAAGGGATCTTATGATGAATCTGTGACCTCTGgtcacatcacacagacacaataCTCTAGCACGCGTGTCTCCACCCCACTCTTCTGAACCCCAAAGAAATTGCTATTTATGGGCAATCATAAACATATCATTCTAGTAAATCTATAATTTTAAACTGTCTTTGGGTTTCGAGACGAATAAAAAAGTCATCTTCGCTGGAGGATAGCTCAGTTGGCATAGTGCAACCGAGAAGATCTGAGTTAGATCCCGGGAACCAGTGGGGGGGTTGTttgattgattaaaaaaataaaataaaataaaaagaaccagaAATACTAGACATTGGTGCACTCTTATAATCCTCACACTCAGTgggtaaccccagcactcagtgggtcatcccagcacttggtaggtagGTCCAGCACTCAGTAGGTCATCTCGGCACTTACTAGGTAGCCCCAGCACTCACAAGCTCATATTTGGAACTCTCTGGACAGCCAACCTAGGCTAATCATCACTCttcaagccaatgagagaccttgtcctaGTAAACCAATGTGGCTTCTGAAGAACAACCCCACCAAGGACCTCTGGCTTccgcacacatacgcacatgcacccatacacaaGTGCGCCTTTTCACATGcactttcacatgcacacataaatgtcTTCTAAGTAGAACTTGATGCTTTCCCACTGGGGGACACAGATGCAACTTAGAGGAAACTTTGGGGTTGCCCTGGTCCAACTCACAGCCACTGATCTCAAATCGCACTGATATTTTCCAAAGATGCTGCAAGGTGGACTCTAACAGAGCAGCAGGCATTGAGAAACAGGCTTGCTAAATGAGTGTTTCCTTGAGTGGCACCCATGTCTACTCAGAGCGTTACATTTCTATCCCACAGATTGAAACATAGTAACTCCATATGTTTTCACTCAACCAAGTTTTCCCTTGTAGTATCATTTAGAATTATATGAGAAGCATATCATGCACATCCCAGAAGCCTGGACAGTTCTTAGAGTGTGGAAGTGAACAAAgagccttcctccctccctcccaccctcccttgcCTAGATCCCACTATCAACTTTTGTTCTAGAGAACCTGATTTTCTAGAGaacctaattttcttttttttttttttttaaagatttatttattatatgtaagtacactgtagctgtcttcagacactccagaagagggagtcatatcttgttagggatggttgtgagccaNggttgtgagccaccatgtggttgctgggatttgaactctggaccttcggaagagcagtcgggtgctcttacccactgagccatctcaccagccccgagaacCTAATTTTCTACTTGACTTCCCTATCTTAGAAGATCAATAACCTGCCTTCCCAGAACACAGCTA
The sequence above is drawn from the Mus pahari chromosome 8, PAHARI_EIJ_v1.1, whole genome shotgun sequence genome and encodes:
- the Tnfsf11 gene encoding tumor necrosis factor ligand superfamily member 11 isoform X1; the encoded protein is MRRASRDYGKYLRGSEEMGSGPGVPHEGPLHPAPSAPAPAPPPAASRSTFLALLGLGLGQVVCSIALFLYFRAQMDPNRLSEDSTHCFYRILRLHEKAGIQDSTLESEDTLPDSCKRVKQAFQGAVQKELQHIVGPQRFSGAPAMMEGSWFDMAQRGKPEAQPFAHLTINAASIPTGSHKVTLSSWYHDRGWAKISNMTLSNGKLRVNQDGFYYLYAHICFRHHETSGSVPTDYLQLMVYVVKTSIKIPGSHNLMKGGSTENWSGSSEFHFYSINVGGLFKLRAGEEISVQVSNPSLLDPDQDATYFGAFKVLDLD
- the Tnfsf11 gene encoding tumor necrosis factor ligand superfamily member 11 isoform X2, which produces MRRASRDYGKYLRAPAPAPPPAASRSTFLALLGLGLGQVVCSIALFLYFRAQMDPNRLSEDSTHCFYRILRLHEKAGIQDSTLESEDTLPDSCKRVKQAFQGAVQKELQHIVGPQRFSGAPAMMEGSWFDMAQRGKPEAQPFAHLTINAASIPTGSHKVTLSSWYHDRGWAKISNMTLSNGKLRVNQDGFYYLYAHICFRHHETSGSVPTDYLQLMVYVVKTSIKIPGSHNLMKGGSTENWSGSSEFHFYSINVGGLFKLRAGEEISVQVSNPSLLDPDQDATYFGAFKVLDLD